The window AACCAATCCGCTAGTGCGGGCCAGATGACAAAAATTCCATTCAATTTTCGATTCCAACAGGATTTTTTGTTTCGTTGGGACGGAGCGAAGGCTTTGACAATTCCCACCAAACAACTAGCAGGTTATTATTATTTTAAGAGTATGTTGAAACGAATTGAGGAATCCTTTGCACCACCAGGTGGTGGAAACTATGCCTACCGTGATATGGCAGGAATCGTGGCAAGGGAAGGGATCAAAGAAGGCGAAACCAAAGTCCTTTTTATGCTGAGTGAACAAGGCCAAGTATTGGATGTTCGTTTGGTTTCTTCCCAAGGACAAGTGGTTGTCGACCAGGCTTGTCTTGATTCCATACGTGGCCAAAACTTTGGCCCTGTACCAGAAGAGGTAAAAGCCAAAGGGTTAATCTTTGGCATCAACTTTATCTTTCCTGGTATGCGATACTATCGCTAATTGAATTCAATCATTTAACAGAGTACATCCATATTCTTTAGATTGGAATTGGGCGGTATTGGATCGACCTAATCCTTTTACAGTCACGGACTTATTTTCTTTGTCTAGTTTGAACTCACTGATGGGAACCCATTGCCTTGCAAAATCATGGCACTGATCCTCAGACAACTCCACGACAAAATAACAACTGCAATATTCTTTCGAATAAAAACTAGAAATGATGGAGGGAAAACTGGATAAATGTTTCCAATTCCACTGTGCCCAAAACAAAAGAAATAAAAATAACAATGCGAGTATAACCGAGATTTTACGTTTCATATGATTACCGAATCACCGATTCCTTAATTAGTTTTAAAAAATCATTTTTGATAAATGCTTTTTCACGATCATCACCAAACCGAACTACTACGAGATCTAAACTGGGGATGACATACAACATCTGACCCCAATGGCCAATGGCGGCGAATGTATCATTTGGTGCATCAGGCCAAGGTTCATGGATCCCTCGATTCGGAATTCCTGTGTTCGCATACCAATGGGCCGTGTAATTGTCTTGGGACAAATCATCTGAATAGGGAGTGGTTTTGTAACCAGGAGCAGGAGTCCGAGTGAATGTCACCCAACCTTCAGGTAATAATCTCTCTCCATTCCAAACACCATCATTTAAATACAAATACCCAATTTTAGCAAGGTCCCTTGCGGTCATATAAAGATAAGAAGAACCCACATACGTCCCGGAACCATCTCGTTCAAATGTAACATTTGTGATTCCTAAAGGTTTGAAGATTTTTTCAAAAGGTAGTTTGTCATATTCTTCCGCACCATACACTTTTTTCAAAATCGCAGATAAGATATTGGTATCACAACTTGAATAGTATACTTGTGTTCCTGGTTCTGCGCGCAGGGGAAGACTTGCACAAAAACTTCCCATATCTTTTCTCCCACGTGTGTATAACATCGCAATCACGGAAGATTTTAGAGGTCCACTTTCATACCCTTCTTCCGCAGCAAGTCCAGATGACATGTTTAACAAATGGCGAATGGTGATTTTTTTATGTGCCTCATCTCGGCTAAGTGGTTCGTAATGGTAATAACCTGGGTCATCTAATTTGATGAGTCCTTGTTTGACGGCGATCCCATACATGGTTTGTAAAACACTTTTGGAAACAGACCAAGTTAAGTGGACTTTATCTTCTGTAAAATTACGAGCATATTTTTCGTAAATGAGTTTTCCATTGCGAAGGATGACAACTGCATCGGTCCTTCTACCTTTCCGATCCGTCTCATCTCCAGTACGAGTGAAAGCATACTCTTCAACTAATTTGAGTTTTGCTGAGGTTACTCCAACAGATTCGGGTTTTACGATTTTCCAATCAGGACTTGGCCACTCTGGTTTTAAACGTTTTGGTAAAGCGGAGACATTTGGTTCTCCACCAAAGGGAGATAGATCCTTTCCACATTGTAGTGTAAAAAGAACAATAAGTAAGATTAGAATTTTTTTCATAGAATTCCTAACAGTGATTCGAATGAGAATTCTATGCTGATTCAATCGCTTTGCAAAGGAAAAAAGTGGATTGTTATAC of the Leptospira biflexa serovar Patoc strain 'Patoc 1 (Paris)' genome contains:
- a CDS encoding serine hydrolase domain-containing protein translates to MKKILILLIVLFTLQCGKDLSPFGGEPNVSALPKRLKPEWPSPDWKIVKPESVGVTSAKLKLVEEYAFTRTGDETDRKGRRTDAVVILRNGKLIYEKYARNFTEDKVHLTWSVSKSVLQTMYGIAVKQGLIKLDDPGYYHYEPLSRDEAHKKITIRHLLNMSSGLAAEEGYESGPLKSSVIAMLYTRGRKDMGSFCASLPLRAEPGTQVYYSSCDTNILSAILKKVYGAEEYDKLPFEKIFKPLGITNVTFERDGSGTYVGSSYLYMTARDLAKIGYLYLNDGVWNGERLLPEGWVTFTRTPAPGYKTTPYSDDLSQDNYTAHWYANTGIPNRGIHEPWPDAPNDTFAAIGHWGQMLYVIPSLDLVVVRFGDDREKAFIKNDFLKLIKESVIR